CGCAGATAGCCCGCCAGGTGCCAGGTCCAGGCGGTGCCGTACGGTCGGGTCCGGCCCGTGACGATGGCATGGCGCAGATCGGCTGCGGTGTTGCCCGGGAAGAGCGTCCCGGTCCGTCCGACGACGGAGAGGAAGTGACCGTCCGAGCCGCCGACCTCGGGGAGGCGCTGCCCGAATCGGCGATTGAAGAGGCGGGTGAAGCTGTTCCCGCCGATCTCGGTCGGGTTGGAGTTGCGCACCTCGACGGCGTCGAAGGGGACGGTGCGGATCGTCGTCCCGACCCCCTTGAGCCCCAGCAGGCGCAGCGCGAAGGTGAACGGGTGAGCGGCGACGGCGACGGCGCCCTGCTCGTGGATCGCCGCCACGGTGTCCGCGGCGCTCAAGCCACGCGGCACGTCACGCTCCATCCAGAGGCCGAGGATGTGACCGTCGCGCGACGAGATCTCGACGCCGGGGACGATCTCCAGTTGCTCGGCAAGCTCCGGGAAGCGCTCGAGGTAATCACGCGCCACGAAGGAACCCGCCATCGTGTCGTGGTCGGTGATGGCGATGACCCGCAGCCGGTCCTCCGCCGCCACCAGGTTGATCAGCATCTCCGGCGAGCACATGCCGTCGGAGTAGACCGTGTGGAGGTGGAGATCGGCGCGGCTCCAGGCGCGGTCGGCGGGGCTCCCGGCTTGCGTGGCCTCGATCATCTCCCGGGCAGCCTAGCCCCGATCTCCCCGAGCGACCAGCCCGGCGGACGTCGCGGGACGTCTGCCAACCCAGCTCGTGCGCTCGGGGAGGAAGGAGCCCTCCTGGCTACAAGACCCCTTGGACGAAGCGGAGACGGGTCGTCGCCACCAGGTAGTCGCGTTGGGCCCGTGCCAGTCCGCCTTCGGCCTGGCGCAGGTTGAGCAGGGCGTCGTCGACGTCGAGACGGGTCTTGACGCCGAGGTCGAGGCCGCGCTCCGCCATCTCGAGGAGGCGCCGCGCCTGGTCGACCGTGCCGGAGAGCGCCCGCACGATCTCGGCCGCCACCCGCACCTCGTCGCTCGCCGAGCGGACCTCGAGCGCCACCCCTTCCCGCGCCTGGGCCAGATCGAGCTCGGCGGTCGTCAGGTCGCTCTGCGCCTGGGCCACCCGTCCGCGTGCCGCCAGGCCGTCGAAGAACGGAAACGAGTAGTAGAGCCCGGCCGCCCAGGTCTTGCCGTCGACCGAGATCGACCCGGCGTCGAGCCACTTCCACCCGGTCGAGGCCCGCAGCTCGAGGCGCGGCTTGTCGTCGGCCGCGCGGATGCGGACCACCTCGCGATAGGCGTCGCGGGTGTGAGCGAGCGCCTGCAGGTCCGGGCGATGCTCGAGGGCCACGGCGAGCGCTTCGTCGAACGGCGCCGGGTCGGCGACCTCGGTGACCAGCGTGCCGTCGACGTCGAGCGACGTCGACTCCTCCGCCAGGACCAGACGGAGGCGATCGAGCGCCACCCGCACGGTGCTCGCCGCGCGGAGCGTCTCGGGCCGCGCGTTGTCGCGCGCCACCCGGGCCGCCAGCACGTCGTAGTCGGTCGCCGTGCCGAAGGTGTGCCGCTTCTCCGCCTCGCCGAGCTGGCGCTCGCGCTGGGCGAGCGTGTCGACGGCGATCTGCTCGAGCTGCCGCGCCAGGAGCACGTCGTAGAAGGCGGCGGTCACCTCGTTGACGGCCCCCTGCCGGATGCGCTCGAGCCGGTCGTCCGACATCGCGATGCCGACCTCGGCGGCGCGCATCGCCGCCCCCACCTTCCCCCAGGCAAAGAGCGTCTGGTTCAGCGAGAGGTCCGCCGTCTTTTGCGTCTGCCGCGAGGGGAACAGATCGCCGAAGATCGCCTGCATGCTGCCGTCGAGGTTGCGGGTCGCCCCGGCGTCGAGCGAAAGGCGGGGGAAGGCCGCCGCCCGCTCCTCGACGTAGCGACCCTTCACCCACTTCTGGTACTCGCGCGCCTTGGCCACGTCGCGGTTCTTCTCCACCGCGAGGCTCACCGCCTCCTCGAGCGTCAGGGTGCGCGTTGCGGGCGTCGGCGCGGGGGCCACCGGCGCCTGGGCCGAGAGGGCCGGAGCGAACAGCAGGGAGAGGAGGACGACGACGCTCGCCGTCGTCCCGGCGACTCCGCCGTGGGCGTCGGCCTCGAGCGCGTTCGCCTTCGCCCAGCGCCGGTGGAGCCAGGCGGCGACGTCGTCGAACAGGGTGTAGACGACCGGCACGACGATGAGGGTCAGCAGGGTCGAAGTGACGAGGCCGCCGATGACCGCACGCGCCATCGGGGCGCGCATCTCGGCTCCCTGGCCGATCGCCAGGGCGAGCGGCACCATGCCGAAGATCATCGCCAGGGTGGTCATCATGATCGGGCGCAGGCGCGTGCGCCCCGCCACGATCAACGCCTGCCGTCGCTCCATCCCCTGACGGCGCAGCACCTTGGTGTAGTCGATCAGCAGAATCGCGTTCTTGGTCACCAGGCCCATCAGCAGGATCAGGCCGATGAGCGACATGATGTTGACCGTGTCGCCGGTCAGGCGCAGCATCCCGGCCATTCCGACGAGCGAGAGCGGCAGCGAGAGCATGATCGACAGAGGATCGATGAACGACTCGAACTGCGCGGCGAGGATCAGGTAGACGAAGATGATCGCCAGCAGCAGCGCCTCGGCCATGTACTGGAAGCTCTCCTCCATCCGCTCGGCCTCGCCGGGATAGACCACCTGGTAGCCCGGCGCCATCTTGACCTTCGCCGCCGCCTCCCGCGCCTTCGCCACGGCCGTGCCGAGCGGCACGCCGTCGAGGTTGGCGGTCAGCATCACCTCGCGGGAAAGATCCCGTCGGCTGATCTCCGAAGGCGTCGTCGAGCGCTCCGCCGTCACCAGCTCCGACAGCGGCACCAGCGCCACCGAGCCGTCACGCCGCGGCACCGAGAGGCGCAGGTCGCCGATCTGGGTCACGTCCTGCCGCATGGCGAGCGGCAGGCGGACGCGCACGTCGACCGCCTCGCCCTCCTCGTCCTCGAAGGTCGTCACGGCCTGACCGCCGACCAGCGCGCCGACGGTGCGGGCGATCGCCGGGGTGGCGACGCCGGCGTCGGCCGCGCGCTCGCGCTCGACGATCAGCCGGTACTCGGGCAGGTCGAGCTCGAGGGTGACTTCGACATCGACGATCCCTGGAACCTGGTAGACCGCGTCCTTGAGCGCGGCGGCGTACTGCTTGAGCAGCGGAATCTCCTCGCCGCGGATCGAGATCATCAGCGGCTTCTCGGCGAACTCGTCGGTCTGCATCTCGACCGAGGGGATGATCCCCGGGATCGACGCGATCAGCTTGCGGGCGTCGCTCGCCAGCACCGAAGCGTGCTTGCTGCGCTGGGCGCGCTCCTTGAGTTTCACGTAGACGCGGGCGTCGCGCACCGTGCCGGTGTCGCCGGCGCCGATCGAGGCGTAGGTGTGCTCGATCTCCGGCATCGCCTCGAGCGCCTTGAGCACCTCGGCCATCCGCCCGCGCGTCTCCTCGAAGGAGGCGTCCGGCGCGGTCTTGAACTTGATCTGGAACTCGCCCTGGTCGGCGTTGACCATGAACTCGGTCTGCAGCGAGCCGAAGATCCCCAGGCCGGCGACGAAGGCGATCATCGCCGCGACGACGACCGTCTTGCGGTGGTCGATCGCCCAGCCGACCACGCCGCGGTAGAGATCCGCCGTGCGGTCGAACCACCCGTTGAAGCGATCGAGGGCGCGGGCGACGGCATGGCGTTTGCCCTTCCGCTCGACGTCCGGATCGACCCAGCGCGAGGAGAGCATCGGGTCGAGGGTGAAGGAGACGAACAGCGACACCATGACCGCGAAGGCGACCGTCATGCCGAACTGGAAGAAGAAGCGGCCGATGATCCCCTTCATGAAGGCCACCGGGACGAAGACGGCGATGATCGACAGGCTCGTGGCGAGCACCGCGAGACCGATCTCCGCCGTCCCCTTGCGGGCGGCGGTCATGTGGTCCTCGCCGTGCTCGAGGTGGCGGACGATGTTCTCGCGCACCACGATGGCGTCGTCGATCAGCAGGCCGATGGCGAGCGAGAGGGCCATCAGGGTCATGACGTTGAGCGTCATGCCGAGGAAGTTCATGGCGATGAACGAGGAGATGACCGAGATCGGCAGGGTCAGGCCGGTGATCACCGTCGAGCGCCAGGAGTTGAGGAAGCAGAAGACGATCAGGACGGTGAGCAGCCCACCGAGCAGCAGGGTGTTGGTCACGTCCTCGACCGAGTCCTTGATCATCACCGAGCCGTCGCGGACGAGTTGGATCTCGACCGTCGGCGGGAGCTCGGTGCGCAACCGGGCGATCTCCCGGGTCACCGCGTCGACCACGCCGACGGTGTTGGCCTTGGACTGCTTGAAGACGTCGATCGCCACTGCCGGCGTGCCGTTGATGAGCGCGATCGAGCGTTGCTCCTCGACGCCGTCGACGATGTCGGAGACCTCGCCGAGCGTCACCGGGACGGTGCCGCGCGCGCCGATCACCATCGACGAGAAGCCGCTCACCTCGCGCGGCTTGCCGGAGACGCGGACCGGGAGCTCCTGTCCGGCACGGGTCAGGCGGCCGAGGGGCGTGTTGACGTTCTCGCCCGAGAGGCCGGCGATTACCTCGTCGACGCCCATGCCGAGCGAGTCGAGCCGCGTCGGGTCGAGGTCGACGTTGACCTCGCGCTGCGTGTCGCCGACGAGCTCGACCTTGCCGACGCCCGAGAGGTTCTCGAGGCGCCGCTTGATCTTGCGATCGGCGAGGGTGGTCAGCTCCCGGGCGGTCATCTCGTTCGAGCGCACGGCGACCGAGACGATCGCCATGCCGCCGATGTCGAGCTTCTGGATGACCGGCTCCTGAATGGCCTGCGGCAGCTCGTTGCGGATCGCCGAGATCTTCGAGCGGGCGTCCTGCGCCGCGTCGTTGAGCTTGACCTCGAGGTTGAACTCGACGATGACCGTCGACAGTCCTTCACGCGAGGTCGACATGATGTGCTTGACGCCGGTGATCGGGTTGACCGCCTGCTCGAGCTTCTTCGTCACCTCGCGCTCCACCGTCTCGGGCGAGGCGCCGGGGAACTGCGTGATGATCGACAGCACCGGGATCTCGACGTCCGGGAACATGTCGATCGCCAGACGGCGGTAGGAGAAGATGCCCAGGGTGACCAGGGCGAGCATCAGCACCGTCGCGAAGACGGGCCGCTTGATCGAAAGGTCGGAGAGAAACATCGCTCAGGCCCCCGCTCCACGCACCTTGTCGCCGTCGCGCAGGTTGAAGCCGCCGCGCACGACGACTTCGGCGCCGGCGGCGATCCCGCCGACGATCTCCACCCGGTCCTCGCGCGTGGCGCCGGTTTCGACCGCCGTGCGGCGTGCGACTCCGCCTTCGACGACGAAGACCGCCCCCTTGCCGGTGGCGGTGTCCCAGGACTGCAGCGCACTGCGCGGCACGGTGAGCACGCCCGAGCGGACGCCGGTGCGGATCCGTCCCTTGGCGAAGAGCCCCGACTTGAGCACCTCCGGGTCGTTGGCGATCTCGGCCTTGACCTTCACCGTCCGGCTGGCTTCGTCGGCCACCGGGTTGATGAAGGAGACCTTGCCCTCGAACTCCCGACCCGGGATCGCGTCGACCGAGAAGAAGAGCGGCTGTCCTTCGCGCAGACCGGCCAGGCGCGCGGTCGGCACGGTGACGGTGAGCTCGAGCACCCGGTTGTCGACGAGGCGGAACATCGGGCGCGGATTGCCCATGTTCTCCACGTAGTCGCCGACGTTGACGTTGCGCGCCGCGACGACACCGTCGATCGGCGCCCGGAAGATCAGCTTGGCCAGACGCGTCTGGGCCATGTCGAGCTGCGCCTTCGCCGCGGCGAGCTGGGCTCGCGCCGCCTCGTCGCCGGTGCGCGCCTCGTCGAGCGCCTGCTGCGTGGCGAGCCCCGTGTCCTTGAGCTGCACCGTGCGCGCCAGCTCCCGGGCGGCACGCGCCGTGGCGACCTCGGCCTGCGACACGGCGGCACGGGCCGCTTCGAGCGCGGCCTCGGTCTCGCGCGAGTCGAGCTTGGCGAGCGGCGTCCCGCGCTTGACCTGCACCCACTGCGAGACGTAGATCGCAGAGACGACGCCGGAGAACTCGCTCTTCACCTCGGCTTCGGTGCGGGGGGTGAGGGCGCCCACCACCTCGACGGACTCCTCGAGGTCGGTGCTGGTCGCCCGCGCGGTATCCACCGCCACGGTGGGTCGACCGGCCTCCTTGCCGGCTTCGGCTTCGCTGCCTGCCGGTCCGGAGCAGCCCGCCGCGATCGCGGCCAGAAGGAGGAGTGGGAGAGCGCGAAGCGCGATTCGGCGAGTCATCGGGAGATCTCCTGAGAGGCGGAAACCGGCAGGGCGATGCCGGTGAAGGCGATTTCTAGAAGCTGGGCCAGACCGGACCGGCCGAGGCCCCAGTCGGGATGGCAGAGTTGCAGGTCCATCGAGAAGGAGAGCAGGGCGATCAGCGTGACGGCAACCGAGTCGGCGTCGGCCGGACGAAGCTCGCCGTCGGCGATCCCCTGGGCGACGATTCCCTGGACCGCCTCGTGCAGCGGGCGGTGCATGCTCTCGACGTCGAAGGGCGGGGCGCCTTGGGGCGGGCCCCACAAGATGCCGTTGAGAAAGCGCACTACCGGCGCCTGCTGCTCGAACTCGTCGTAGATGCCGAGGAAGAGCCGTTCGAGGCGTTGCCGGGCGCTGCCGCCGCCGGACAGGAGGCCTTGGAGGAGAGCCTGCATGCGGCGGCGGATCTCCTCGAGGATCTCGAGGTAGATCCCCTCCTTCGAGCCGAAGTGGTAGTAGAGGACCGGCTTGGTCACCTGCGCGGCCTCGACGATCTCGCGCACGGTCGTCGCCGAATAGCCGCGCACCGTGAAGAGCTCGACCGCCGCCTGGAGGAGGCGTTCGCGAGCGCTGCGATCGTCGGGGGGTGGCAAGGACATCGTTCCTGACTACGAAGAGGGCGGCCGGCGGGTTAAGTTACCGACCGGTAGGTAGTCTCGCCTCGGGCCGCGACGTCTGTCAATCCCCCCCACACGCCGGCCGACGAACGGCGCGCATGACGTGTAACTGATACGAGGGAACGGTCCGGGTTCCCTGCCCGATCACGAGCGGAAGTCCGCCGAGGCGTCGCGGGGTGTACCGTTGGCGCACGTGGCGGGCTCGGGGGGACGAGCGTCCGCGTGTCCATCGTCGAGCCAAGGAGCGAGAAATGCGAAAGCAGGCGTTGTCCGAGACGCGGATGATCCGCGCGAGCGAGGAGCAGGTCGCGCAGTGGACGGCCGCGGCGGAGCGCGAGGGGTACTGGTCGGTCTCGGAGTGGATTCGCACGAAGCTCGGCGTGGCGAGCGGCACGGGAGCGGAAGCCGAGATCGTGGCCGACGCCAAGGCCATCGCCGTCTACCGCCCGAACCGCAAGGAGGACCGCAAGCCCGCCCTCTTCGAGATGTCGCGCTACGAGACGAGCGACCAGCTCCTCGACCTCGTCTTCGAGGTGTCGAAGCGCGAGTGGTGCACACCGCCGGTCTTCAAGAGCTTCGTCGTGGAGCTCGAGCGTCACCTCGCCGAGCGCGCGGCGAAAGGGAAAGGGAAGGGCAAGAAGCGCTGAGGGAGCAGTTGCCGCGAGGGGCCGGGGGCAGCATCTCGATGCAGTCGCCCGATGGTGCTCCCTCCCGACGGTCGGAACCGCGCCGTCGGCGCGATCGTCGCCCTCGTGGGGCGCCAGCATGCACGAGAGCCGAAGCTCGTCAGTGACCGCGTAAGCGGGCCACCAACGCTTGACTCACGGCCACATCACGCTGCCAGGTCGCATTGCTCCGATCGAGCTCGGACAGGCGTTCGTCGATCGAGAGACTCTCTTCAGCGAACGGCAGTGCGACCGAAGGTTGGCCTCGTTGCTCATGAAACTCGGCGAGTTGCCTGAGGCAATACGAGAAGTCCCGTTGCCAGGCTGCAATCGAGGGATGGGCTTGGGCGAGGCGCCGACTGATCACAAGCGCATGGCGGAAGGCGTCGAGGGCCCCGTCGAGGTCGCCCTGAGCACGGAGCCCTTCGCCCACCTTGTCGTGGCTGACGCTGAGATCCCGCTGCCAGATTGCATTCGAGGGATCGGCCTTGGCGAGGCGCTGACTAATCGCGAGCGACTCGCGGAAGGCAGCGAGGGCTCCGTCGAGGTCACCCTGGGCACGGAGGACTTCGCCCACCTTGTTGTGGCTGACGCTGAGATCCCGCTGCCAGGTTGCATTCGAGGGATCGGCCTTGGCAAGGCGCTGCCTGATCGCTAGCGCCTCGCGAGAAGCAACGAGCGCCCCAGAGAGGTCGCCCTGAGCAAACAGGATTCCGCCAATCCTCTCTTGACCCAATCCGAGATCTCGCAGGAGCGTTTCATTCGATGAATCGGCCTCGACCAGGGAGTGAACCCCCGCGACCGCCTCGCGGACTGCGATGAGAGCACCATCCGGGTCGCCCTGATCGCGGAGGACATCGCCCACCTTTGCGTGGCAGATGCCTAGACTCCGCTGCGACGCAACATCCGACGGATCGGCTTTGACCAGGCGCTGGAACCACGCGCGTGCCTCTTGGAAGGCGTCGAGGGCTCCGTCGAGGTCGCCCTGCTCGCGCAAAACGTCGCCGACCCGCTGAAAACTGACGCCGAGATTCCTCTGCCACGTTGTGTTTAGCGGGTCGACCCTGGCGAGGCGCTGCCTGGTCGCGAGTGCTTCGTGGAACGCGGCGAGGGCCCCGTCGAGGTCGCCCTGATCACGGAGGACGTCGCCTTGATCAACTACGAGGACGCAACGCTCTCCAAGCCATCTCGGTTGTTGAGCCACTTCAGCGGGGAGCCGGTCCATCCAATCCGCCACGGCTCTCAAGCCGCGAGTGACCAGATCCAGTCGGCCAAGATCCTCCAAGCGATCCGAGACGTCATAGAGGAGCGCATGGGCCAGAGGCTCCCAGAGCCGCTGGTCAGAATCGGCGCGCAGGACGGCCGCGACGTGCTGCATGGGGCGGCCAAGGTTGGCGAGCGCCTCGGTGTCGACCCCGCGTTGCAACGCTCCCACCAACTGCGAGTGAAGCCAGAGGCCCAACCGCTCCAGCATGGTCGGGTCCGCGCCGTCCTCGTTTCGTGCGAAGCGGTAGCCCAGCACATGAGTGAATTGCCAGGAGTCGGTGCCAGCAGTGCGCAACAACCCACGCTGGACGAGGAGTCGCAGGAGCCTGCGGGCCTCCTCGCGAGCCGAGTCGTCGTCCTCGCGTCCCAACGCTGCAACGATCGCCTTGAGCGGGAACGGCGCCCGCGCCAACAACCCCGCCGCCGCGAGGGCCTGGCGAGCCACTTCCTCAAGCCCACGGACGCTTCGCGCGAAGAGCCATTGCAGCGTGTGCTCGGCCTGCCTGGGATCACTGAGAGTAGGGAGGCCCCGAGATCTCCAGTCGCAGACGAGGCTCGCGGGCTCCTCCTCGTCGAGGGCGAGGAGGCTGCCAGCCCAGTTGATGGCCAGTGGATGGCCTTCAAGAAGTTCCAGTACCGCGGCACGGACCTCGCCACGAAGCGGCTGGCGGCGAGTTAGCCAGTCCAACAGCGCCGCGGCCTCGGCCGAGCTCAGCGCGTCCTGGATGCGAACCGTCTCTGCTGCCGCCGCCTGGGTGCTCACTCGCGTGAGCAGAAGCCAGCGGTTCTCCGGAGAGAGAACGCTGAACAGCTCAGGGATCGTCGTGCGACCTGGATCGCCGTCTGCCTCTTCGCCGCCTTCGACGATGACGAGGATCCGTCGAGCCCGGCAGGCTTCGATGGCCCGGTCGCGTGCGGGTCTTGTCTCCAGAAACTCTGGGCCGCGCAGTCGGTTGGCGAGCCCGTTCCAAGCCGGTTCGGCCTGACCTTGGTATGTGTAGAGATCAAGGTAGAGGATGCCGTCCGGAAAGGGAGTGGTCGCCAGGTTGCATGCGTCCGCACCCGCGACCTCCTCGAGGGCCTCCGCCGCCAGGGCTGTCTTTCCCATTCCGGCCGGCCCGACGACGGCGGTGCTCAACCCGGCCTGGAGCCGCTCGACGAGTTGCTGCCGCTCAGCGTCGCGGCCGAAGAACTGGTGTGCGGCCGGAGGTAGCTCCCGAGGAAGGCGCGGGGCGTCGTGGGTGGGAATCAACCCCGGAGCGAGCTTGAGGACAATATCTCGGGGCGCATTGTCTGGCGCCGAGGGCGGGGAAGACACCGCCGGAGGGGAGGCCAGAACCACGCGACGCAGGAGGTCTCGCGCCGCACAGCAGACTTGGGCATCGGGCTCGCGCGGTTTGACGATCGAAAGGTGGTCTTCGTCGAGGGCGACCGGATCGGCGCCGACACCAGGATGCGAGGACGTCGGATTGACGATCGGGAGGACTCCTCCGAGGCCCCTCCTCTCGTAGTAGGTGACGGTCTGAATGCCACGAGGCGGGCTCTGATTTCGGTACCAGTCGTACAGGTCGAGCAGGTGGGAGTCATGAGCTCGGAGATCTTCCATGCTGACCGTGGCGCCGAAGACGGCCCGAAAGGCATGCGCGAGCGTGGCCAGCTCGGCTCCCGCGTGCGGGGTAGCCAGGAATAGAACGGCGCGCGTCTGGCGGACGACTTGTTGCTTCCGCTCATCAGGGGCGTCACTCGCCTTGCGCAGGACCTGCTTGGCGACTAGGCCCCCCAAGCTGTGGCAGATGAAGAGGAGTGGCCGATCGCCGAGGCCTTTCAGTTTCATGAGGTCCAGGACCTGGGCCGCGCGATCCGGAAGGGACATGGTGTGGCCCGAGTCGCGTGAGCCCAGGCCGAACAGACGCACCAGCCGTGCCCATCGACTGGGACTGGCGGCGTAGCCGAGCGACCAAACCCCGACTTCGGGAAACTCACTCCCCAGCCAGTGAGGCCACGAGGTCGAGTCGTCGTCGCCATGGCGCCAGGTGGTGAAGGGGTCCCCTCCGAGACCGTGGATGAAGACTACGTCGGCCTTGCGCGAGGTGTTGCCGCAGCCGGAGATTCGATGTAATTGACTCAAGGCTCATCTTCCTCTCGAGCAACGAATTCGGCGGCTTAAGTCGTTGTGTCTGAGATAGGAGCCGACCGCGAGCGGAACTTGGATTGCCCCGGCTGGGATCCCCATGAGCTCCTCCTCGGTTGGCAGGTCTGTCGCTTGGCAATCGGACAAGTCGTGCCCGCGGCGATGACGTGCTTGCGGATCTCTGTATAGCTGGGCGCAACGCAAGCCTAGCATCGCCGTCGGCGGCTGCAGAGGGATCCCGGGCACGGTTCGGCTCGCGCCTGGTCCGTTCGATGACGCGTCCGGCGGTGCCTTCTCATCGCCCCGCCACCGCCGCCCGATAGAGCGCCTGCCCGAAGGGCAACGCCGCATCAGCGTGCCGCCGATCGTCCTCGGAGAGGGCGCCAGCGGCCTCGAGCGCACCGGTGAGGGAGATCCCGTCGACCTGCTGCGAGGCGGTGACCTTGTGGGCGACCAAGTCGAGCTCGGTCTTCTGCAGGGTCTCGGCGTAGTAGGGATAGAGCAGCCGCACGGGGAGCGTCTGGCCGATGCGGTGCGGCCGGCCGTTGGCCTGGCGGGTGACCCGCGCATTCGGGCTCGGCCCCTCGAGCCAGATCGCCGTGGAGAAGGCCACGAGATGGTCGGGAAGGGTGCGAACCGTCTTGTCGTCGGCCGGTCGGTAGATCCTCGACCCCCAGATGCTGGAAGACCCAAGGCGGTTGGTGGGGTGCGCCTGGGCCACGAGTCCTTGTTGCAAGATCGAGTGAGGAGGCCGCTCTCGAGTCTGGCGGCCCAGAGGCGCTCGAACGGACCCCTCGAAGCAACTCCCGCCGTCAGGCACCGCGGGTGACACTCGGTGCGAGGGCCGCTACTCTGGGCTCGGCCAGGATTCGAGCTCGGTGGGGCTGGCGCTACCGGTTCGGGCGTCCAGCGCCACCCCCGCGGGTGCACCGCTCACGCGCCAGCTCCAGTTCAGGGGGTGCCCTCGGGCGGAGCTGCCAGGGTGAAGGAGAACGTCGCGCCGCGGTCGATCGCTCCCTCGGCGCGCACGGTCCCGCCGTGCCGGGTCACGATGCGCTTCACGAGAGCGAGGCCGATTCCCGTGCCTTCGAACTCGGCAGCGGAATGGAGGCGTTCGAAGACGCCAAAGAGCTTGTTCAGGTACCGCGGGTCGAAGCCGACGCCATTGTCCTTGACGTAGTACTCGTTCCCGCCGGCACCAGGGCAAGCACCGACCTCGATGTGGGGAATGGCCCTGGGCGCGCTGTACTTGAGCGCGTTCGAGAGGAGGTTTTGGAGGACCACGCGGATCAGTGCGGGGTCGCCGAATGCATCCGGGAGCGGGGCGACCTGGAGCTCGATTCTGGAGCGCTCGCCCGTAGGGATGAGCTCGGCCAGGACGTCGCGGGCAAGGGCGTTCATGTCGAGCCGGGCCCTGGAGAGCTGGGCGCGACTCGAACGGGACAAGGTGAGGAGGTCGTCGATCAGCTGACCCATTCGCGTGGCATTGGTGCGCAGCGAACGCAGCAGCTGGGTGCGTTCGTCTTCGACCGGCGTGCCGCTCAGCTCTTCGAGCAGCGAGGCGTAGCCGTGAATCGCCCGTAACGGAGCGCGAAGGTCATGAGAGACAGAGTAGGAGAAGGCCTCGAGCTCGCGCACGGCCTCGGCGAGCTCCGCCGTGCGCTGCTCGACGCGGTTCTCGAGCTCGGCATTGATCCGTCGCAACTCGTCTTGGAGGTCGCGTCGCTCGGTGATGTCTTGGGAGGTTCCACGCAAGCCGACGATCTGGCCGGTCTCATCGCGCTTGGCTTCGCCGCGAGCCACGATCCACTTCGTTTCTGGAGTTGGATGGGCGAGCTCGAGATCCACCGTGTAGGGTTCGCCGCGTTCCATGGCGCGCCGGACGAGCTCGTCGAGCAGCGCGGCGCTCGCCGGGGTGTAGGCCTGGAGGTGCTCGAGGTAACTGGGAGTTGGAAGATCGGGGTCGAGCCCGTAGATGCGGTAGTACTCGGGAGACCACCAGATCGTGTCCGTCATGGCGTTCCAGTCCCAGCTACCGATCCGCGCGAGCCTCTGAGATTCGTTGAGCTGCGCCTCGTGTCGGCGCAGGGCGGCCTCGGCTTGCTCTTTCTGCTGGCGGGTGCGCAGGGCCGCGATCCCGAAAGCCAAGTCAGCCGCCAGCTCCTCCAGGACCCCCACCTCGGACGAGTCAAATGCACCCGCCGTGGCGGAGTAGATGCTGAGCGTGCCGAGGACCTCGCCGCCGGCAACCAGCGGCAAGGCGATGATCGACTGATAGCCACGCTCGAGCGCCGCTTCGCGCCATGGGGCGAATC
This genomic window from Holophagales bacterium contains:
- a CDS encoding tetratricopeptide repeat protein encodes the protein MSQLHRISGCGNTSRKADVVFIHGLGGDPFTTWRHGDDDSTSWPHWLGSEFPEVGVWSLGYAASPSRWARLVRLFGLGSRDSGHTMSLPDRAAQVLDLMKLKGLGDRPLLFICHSLGGLVAKQVLRKASDAPDERKQQVVRQTRAVLFLATPHAGAELATLAHAFRAVFGATVSMEDLRAHDSHLLDLYDWYRNQSPPRGIQTVTYYERRGLGGVLPIVNPTSSHPGVGADPVALDEDHLSIVKPREPDAQVCCAARDLLRRVVLASPPAVSSPPSAPDNAPRDIVLKLAPGLIPTHDAPRLPRELPPAAHQFFGRDAERQQLVERLQAGLSTAVVGPAGMGKTALAAEALEEVAGADACNLATTPFPDGILYLDLYTYQGQAEPAWNGLANRLRGPEFLETRPARDRAIEACRARRILVIVEGGEEADGDPGRTTIPELFSVLSPENRWLLLTRVSTQAAAAETVRIQDALSSAEAAALLDWLTRRQPLRGEVRAAVLELLEGHPLAINWAGSLLALDEEEPASLVCDWRSRGLPTLSDPRQAEHTLQWLFARSVRGLEEVARQALAAAGLLARAPFPLKAIVAALGREDDDSAREEARRLLRLLVQRGLLRTAGTDSWQFTHVLGYRFARNEDGADPTMLERLGLWLHSQLVGALQRGVDTEALANLGRPMQHVAAVLRADSDQRLWEPLAHALLYDVSDRLEDLGRLDLVTRGLRAVADWMDRLPAEVAQQPRWLGERCVLVVDQGDVLRDQGDLDGALAAFHEALATRQRLARVDPLNTTWQRNLGVSFQRVGDVLREQGDLDGALDAFQEARAWFQRLVKADPSDVASQRSLGICHAKVGDVLRDQGDPDGALIAVREAVAGVHSLVEADSSNETLLRDLGLGQERIGGILFAQGDLSGALVASREALAIRQRLAKADPSNATWQRDLSVSHNKVGEVLRAQGDLDGALAAFRESLAISQRLAKADPSNAIWQRDLSVSHDKVGEGLRAQGDLDGALDAFRHALVISRRLAQAHPSIAAWQRDFSYCLRQLAEFHEQRGQPSVALPFAEESLSIDERLSELDRSNATWQRDVAVSQALVARLRGH
- a CDS encoding PAS domain S-box protein gives rise to the protein MLTTHGDRSPDSSPAISGDVQYWSQSTRDPRRRTNLRASDARAVGSWASGYPPGSAGPGGGGMADRQERLQGRSGASGARDLGDATTETNAPERLRSIVAALDEGVLVQEADGTISLVNSAAERILGRSAAELLAQPPEDLFRAADPLRDDDCPFGADEHPVAVTLRTGRAQRNVELGLRRPDGSRVWISSNSEAVRSSTTGQIVAVVATLRDITEQRRLDREARESEEKFATTFRVSPLLMALTRLSDGRILEVNESYERLLGYTRAESVGKRTGELSIWAQPEDRAVFVDELSRSGEVRAFETTLRRKDGTLVPVLDAARRVDIDGEPCLISAALDITHSKQAQADLARVNRALRLVNAANQALLHQTDETALLAEICRVAVEIGEYRMAWAGLPEQGPGQALRPIAHAGFDSGFLAAARGTWADDERGRGPTGTAVRTQRPCILHDLSNDPGFAPWREAALERGYQSIIALPLVAGGEVLGTLSIYSATAGAFDSSEVGVLEELAADLAFGIAALRTRQQKEQAEAALRRHEAQLNESQRLARIGSWDWNAMTDTIWWSPEYYRIYGLDPDLPTPSYLEHLQAYTPASAALLDELVRRAMERGEPYTVDLELAHPTPETKWIVARGEAKRDETGQIVGLRGTSQDITERRDLQDELRRINAELENRVEQRTAELAEAVRELEAFSYSVSHDLRAPLRAIHGYASLLEELSGTPVEDERTQLLRSLRTNATRMGQLIDDLLTLSRSSRAQLSRARLDMNALARDVLAELIPTGERSRIELQVAPLPDAFGDPALIRVVLQNLLSNALKYSAPRAIPHIEVGACPGAGGNEYYVKDNGVGFDPRYLNKLFGVFERLHSAAEFEGTGIGLALVKRIVTRHGGTVRAEGAIDRGATFSFTLAAPPEGTP